Proteins from one Ipomoea triloba cultivar NCNSP0323 chromosome 1, ASM357664v1 genomic window:
- the LOC116016634 gene encoding peroxiredoxin-2F, mitochondrial, with protein MATAMLKRTTMVKSMVNRLRSYASVAVGSDLISAAPNASLQKARSWDEGVSSNFSTTPLKDIFKGKNVVIFGLPGAYTGVCSAQHVPSYKNNIDKFKAKGIDSVVCVAVNDPYTMNGWAEKLQAKDAIEFYGDFDGSFHKSLDLTIDLSGALLGIRSHRWSAYIVDGQVKVLNIEQAPSDFKVSGGDVILGQI; from the exons ATGGCGACGGCTATGCTGAAACGGACGACGATGGTGAAGTCAATGGTCAACAGGTTGAGGTCATACGCATCGGTTGCAGTGGGTTCGGACCTGATCTCGGCCGCACCCAATGCCTCTCTCCAGAAAGCTCGCTCTTGGGACGAAGGCGTTTCCTCCAACTTCTCCACTACCCCTCTCAAAGACATCTTCAAG GGCAAAAATGTTGTTATCTTTGGACTTCCG GGTGCATACACCGGAGTTTGTTCAGCTCAACATGTGCCTAGCTACAAGAATAACATTGATAAGTTTAAGGCCAAAGGAATTGACTCGGTGGTCTGTGTAGCTGTCAATGACCCATATACGATGAATGGCTGGGCAGAGAAGCTTCAAGCAAAAGATGCT ATTGAGTTCTATGGTGATTTTGATGGGAGTTTCCACAAGAGCTTGGACTTAACAATTGACCTCTCTGGTGCTTTGCTCGGAATACGATCCCATAG GTGGTCTGCATACATAGTTGATGGACAGGTCAAGGTTCTCAATATTGAACAGGCTCCATCTGATTTCAAGGTATCTGGTGGAGATGTCATCTTGGGACAGATCTAG
- the LOC116016609 gene encoding E3 ubiquitin-protein ligase RHF1A-like isoform X2, with translation MTNDLILPSECAAPPASFVVAAVSGDDDCSICLEPFSCRDPRTVAECTHGYHLQCILEWSQRSKECPICCRQLVFKDSASQELLAAVEFERNATSRHIVHRIPEVYEANNLVDVGASHIDDSDFQDRILHHPSGSGVTNRACSGNSRRRQISSRVGQASFPVGASSDRHQVTQRPVDEFGNGLPASGISSTSSSGVSSVANVASGAAVYKGGSVGLGKPSPENPQKQTPSEFLHLPVSIKSKLFAASPRYNESFSKNTQRFKWKLQANNNSVKELGREVQREMSVSIAGLAKMAERLDLSSNKGSGVSGPLCYAMGREPQTLGRKENLSKSV, from the exons ATGACAAATGATCTGATTCTTCCGTCCGAATGTGCCGCGCCGCCGGCGTCATTCGTCGTCGCTGCTGTCTCCGGTGATGACGACTGCAGTATTTGTCTGGAGCCGTTCAGCTGCCGCGATCCTCGCACT GTCGCCGAATGTACGCATGGCTATCATTTGCAGTGTATACTTGAATG GTCTCAAAGAAGCAAAGAATGCCCTATTTGTTGTAGGCAGCTTGTCTTCAAGGATTCTGCCAG CCAAGAACTGTTAGCTGCAGTGGAGTTTGAGAGGAATGCAACATCAAGGCACATTGTGCATAGAATTCCTGAAGTATATGAAGCCAACAATCTGGTTGATGTG GGTGCTTCTCACATTGATGATTCTGATTTTCAAGATAGGATTCTGCACCATCCCTCAGGCTCAGGTGTTACCAACAGAGCATGTTCTGGTAACAGTAGGAGACGGCAGATATCTTCAAGAGTTGGTCAGGCATCTTTTCCTGTTGGAGCTAGTTCAGATAGGCACCAAGTGACTCAAAGGCCAGTTGACGAATTTGGGAATGGTCTACCGGCTTCTGGGATTTCATCTACATCTTCTTCAGGTGTTTCATCTGTTGCAAATGTAGCATCTGGTGCTGCTGTCTACAAAGGTGGTTCAGTTGGCCTCGG cAAACCATCACCTGAGAATCCCCAGAAACAAACCCCATCTGAGTTTCTTCACCTTCCAGTGTCTATAAAATCTAAATTGTTTGCTGCTTCACCCAG GTACAATGAATCATTCTCTAAAAACACGCAAAGGTTCAAATGGAAATTACAAGCTAATAATAACTCTGTCAAGGAACTTGGCAGAGAAGTGCAGCGTGAGATGAGTGTAAGCATTGCTGGTTTGGCCAAAATGGCTGAACGACTTGATCTTAGCTCAAATAAGGGTAGTGGTGTTTCAGGTCCTCTATGCTACGCAATGGGAAGGGAACCTCAAACTTTAGGCAGAAAGGAAAACCTCAGCAAGAGTGTATAA
- the LOC116016609 gene encoding E3 ubiquitin-protein ligase RHF1A-like isoform X4 — MTTAVFVWSRSAAAILALSPNVRMAIICSVYLNGRLHHCKHRSQRSKECPICCRQLVFKDSASQELLAAVEFERNATSRHIVHRIPEVYEANNLVDVGASHIDDSDFQDRILHHPSGSGVTNRACSGNSRRRQISSRVGQASFPVGASSDRHQVTQRPVDEFGNGLPASGISSTSSSGVSSVANVASGAAVYKGGSVGLGKPSPENPQKQTPSEFLHLPVSIKSKLFAASPRYNESFSKNTQRFKWKLQANNNSVKELGREVQREMSVSIAGLAKMAERLDLSSNKGSGVSGPLCYAMGREPQTLGRKENLSKSV; from the exons ATGACGACTGCAGTATTTGTCTGGAGCCGTTCAGCTGCCGCGATCCTCGCACT GTCGCCGAATGTACGCATGGCTATCATTTGCAGTGTATACTTGAATGGTAGGCTCCATCATTGTAAACATAG GTCTCAAAGAAGCAAAGAATGCCCTATTTGTTGTAGGCAGCTTGTCTTCAAGGATTCTGCCAG CCAAGAACTGTTAGCTGCAGTGGAGTTTGAGAGGAATGCAACATCAAGGCACATTGTGCATAGAATTCCTGAAGTATATGAAGCCAACAATCTGGTTGATGTG GGTGCTTCTCACATTGATGATTCTGATTTTCAAGATAGGATTCTGCACCATCCCTCAGGCTCAGGTGTTACCAACAGAGCATGTTCTGGTAACAGTAGGAGACGGCAGATATCTTCAAGAGTTGGTCAGGCATCTTTTCCTGTTGGAGCTAGTTCAGATAGGCACCAAGTGACTCAAAGGCCAGTTGACGAATTTGGGAATGGTCTACCGGCTTCTGGGATTTCATCTACATCTTCTTCAGGTGTTTCATCTGTTGCAAATGTAGCATCTGGTGCTGCTGTCTACAAAGGTGGTTCAGTTGGCCTCGG cAAACCATCACCTGAGAATCCCCAGAAACAAACCCCATCTGAGTTTCTTCACCTTCCAGTGTCTATAAAATCTAAATTGTTTGCTGCTTCACCCAG GTACAATGAATCATTCTCTAAAAACACGCAAAGGTTCAAATGGAAATTACAAGCTAATAATAACTCTGTCAAGGAACTTGGCAGAGAAGTGCAGCGTGAGATGAGTGTAAGCATTGCTGGTTTGGCCAAAATGGCTGAACGACTTGATCTTAGCTCAAATAAGGGTAGTGGTGTTTCAGGTCCTCTATGCTACGCAATGGGAAGGGAACCTCAAACTTTAGGCAGAAAGGAAAACCTCAGCAAGAGTGTATAA
- the LOC116016609 gene encoding E3 ubiquitin-protein ligase RHF1A-like isoform X3, with amino-acid sequence MTNDLILPSECAAPPASFVVAAVSGDDDCSICLEPFSCRDPRTVRSPFLDGSYIPSPNVRMAIICSVYLNGRLHHCKHRSQRSKECPICCRQLVFKDSASQELLAAVEFERNATSRHIVHRIPEVYEANNLVDVGASHIDDSDFQDRILHHPSGSGVTNRACSGNSRRRQISSRVGQASFPVGASSDRHQVTQRPVDEFGNGLPASGISSTSSSGVSSVANVASGAAVYKGGSVGLGYNESFSKNTQRFKWKLQANNNSVKELGREVQREMSVSIAGLAKMAERLDLSSNKGSGVSGPLCYAMGREPQTLGRKENLSKSV; translated from the exons ATGACAAATGATCTGATTCTTCCGTCCGAATGTGCCGCGCCGCCGGCGTCATTCGTCGTCGCTGCTGTCTCCGGTGATGACGACTGCAGTATTTGTCTGGAGCCGTTCAGCTGCCGCGATCCTCGCACTGTACGTTCTCCATTTCTCGATGGAAGCTACATTCC GTCGCCGAATGTACGCATGGCTATCATTTGCAGTGTATACTTGAATGGTAGGCTCCATCATTGTAAACATAG GTCTCAAAGAAGCAAAGAATGCCCTATTTGTTGTAGGCAGCTTGTCTTCAAGGATTCTGCCAG CCAAGAACTGTTAGCTGCAGTGGAGTTTGAGAGGAATGCAACATCAAGGCACATTGTGCATAGAATTCCTGAAGTATATGAAGCCAACAATCTGGTTGATGTG GGTGCTTCTCACATTGATGATTCTGATTTTCAAGATAGGATTCTGCACCATCCCTCAGGCTCAGGTGTTACCAACAGAGCATGTTCTGGTAACAGTAGGAGACGGCAGATATCTTCAAGAGTTGGTCAGGCATCTTTTCCTGTTGGAGCTAGTTCAGATAGGCACCAAGTGACTCAAAGGCCAGTTGACGAATTTGGGAATGGTCTACCGGCTTCTGGGATTTCATCTACATCTTCTTCAGGTGTTTCATCTGTTGCAAATGTAGCATCTGGTGCTGCTGTCTACAAAGGTGGTTCAGTTGGCCTCGG GTACAATGAATCATTCTCTAAAAACACGCAAAGGTTCAAATGGAAATTACAAGCTAATAATAACTCTGTCAAGGAACTTGGCAGAGAAGTGCAGCGTGAGATGAGTGTAAGCATTGCTGGTTTGGCCAAAATGGCTGAACGACTTGATCTTAGCTCAAATAAGGGTAGTGGTGTTTCAGGTCCTCTATGCTACGCAATGGGAAGGGAACCTCAAACTTTAGGCAGAAAGGAAAACCTCAGCAAGAGTGTATAA
- the LOC116016609 gene encoding E3 ubiquitin-protein ligase RHF1A-like isoform X1 has protein sequence MTNDLILPSECAAPPASFVVAAVSGDDDCSICLEPFSCRDPRTVRSPFLDGSYIPSPNVRMAIICSVYLNGRLHHCKHRSQRSKECPICCRQLVFKDSASQELLAAVEFERNATSRHIVHRIPEVYEANNLVDVGASHIDDSDFQDRILHHPSGSGVTNRACSGNSRRRQISSRVGQASFPVGASSDRHQVTQRPVDEFGNGLPASGISSTSSSGVSSVANVASGAAVYKGGSVGLGKPSPENPQKQTPSEFLHLPVSIKSKLFAASPRYNESFSKNTQRFKWKLQANNNSVKELGREVQREMSVSIAGLAKMAERLDLSSNKGSGVSGPLCYAMGREPQTLGRKENLSKSV, from the exons ATGACAAATGATCTGATTCTTCCGTCCGAATGTGCCGCGCCGCCGGCGTCATTCGTCGTCGCTGCTGTCTCCGGTGATGACGACTGCAGTATTTGTCTGGAGCCGTTCAGCTGCCGCGATCCTCGCACTGTACGTTCTCCATTTCTCGATGGAAGCTACATTCC GTCGCCGAATGTACGCATGGCTATCATTTGCAGTGTATACTTGAATGGTAGGCTCCATCATTGTAAACATAG GTCTCAAAGAAGCAAAGAATGCCCTATTTGTTGTAGGCAGCTTGTCTTCAAGGATTCTGCCAG CCAAGAACTGTTAGCTGCAGTGGAGTTTGAGAGGAATGCAACATCAAGGCACATTGTGCATAGAATTCCTGAAGTATATGAAGCCAACAATCTGGTTGATGTG GGTGCTTCTCACATTGATGATTCTGATTTTCAAGATAGGATTCTGCACCATCCCTCAGGCTCAGGTGTTACCAACAGAGCATGTTCTGGTAACAGTAGGAGACGGCAGATATCTTCAAGAGTTGGTCAGGCATCTTTTCCTGTTGGAGCTAGTTCAGATAGGCACCAAGTGACTCAAAGGCCAGTTGACGAATTTGGGAATGGTCTACCGGCTTCTGGGATTTCATCTACATCTTCTTCAGGTGTTTCATCTGTTGCAAATGTAGCATCTGGTGCTGCTGTCTACAAAGGTGGTTCAGTTGGCCTCGG cAAACCATCACCTGAGAATCCCCAGAAACAAACCCCATCTGAGTTTCTTCACCTTCCAGTGTCTATAAAATCTAAATTGTTTGCTGCTTCACCCAG GTACAATGAATCATTCTCTAAAAACACGCAAAGGTTCAAATGGAAATTACAAGCTAATAATAACTCTGTCAAGGAACTTGGCAGAGAAGTGCAGCGTGAGATGAGTGTAAGCATTGCTGGTTTGGCCAAAATGGCTGAACGACTTGATCTTAGCTCAAATAAGGGTAGTGGTGTTTCAGGTCCTCTATGCTACGCAATGGGAAGGGAACCTCAAACTTTAGGCAGAAAGGAAAACCTCAGCAAGAGTGTATAA